A genomic window from Chrysoperla carnea chromosome 3, inChrCarn1.1, whole genome shotgun sequence includes:
- the LOC123295848 gene encoding facilitated trehalose transporter Tret1-like → MNLQEDGIDLRDVSKSSIVRDEFPKLLECGNVLVDNECIQNDSSLDHWSKQHIVQYGITFFATLAAFANGMQYGWIGPTLRQLMLNETNIEMNDTDGISWIASCLKIGAIIGPFLGLFLADYCGRKVTILLAAIPLLFGWLIISVANNVYQLCLAEVISGVATQIIFSILPVYIGEIAAPEIRGTLAIFIAVQFSLGFLVENIIVPCISVTYNSAIAILVILFLIFTFSWMPESPYYYLMKNRPEKAANSLRRLTQTNYVEVKLERIKTAIEIQRAANVNIYQIFTNPVNRKAFWIVMGAASIHQFCGFMVVLLYAQILFEKAETPINANLGGSIMVVVGIIILFVSFFSVDNWGRRPLLILSSVATTVPLIMIGLYFHLKALKYENISSFNIVPIIALILFKITFGIGIGPLFFVLTSEMFNTSFKAYAFCILYSYMALTNLFTVKLFYVIAELYGEYIPFYFFAFCSLCGAAFGYFVLPETKGKTLEEIQLILKEN, encoded by the exons atgaaCTTGCAAGAAGATGGAATAGATCTGAGAGATGTATCAAAATCGTCAATTGTTAGAGATGAATTTCCGAAACTATTAGAATGCGGTAATGTGCTTGTAGATAACGAATGCATACAAAATGATTCAAGTCTGGATCACTGGAGCAAACAGCACATTGTTCAATATGGAATCACTTTCTTTG CAACTTTGGCAGCGTTTGCAAATGGAATGCAATATGGATGGATTGGGCCAACGTTACGACAATTGATgttaaatgaaacaaatatagAAATGAATGACACAGATGGAATTTCTTGGATTGCCAGTTGTTTAAAAATCGGTGCTATAATTGGGCCATTTTTAGGGTTATTTTTGGCTGATTATTGTGGACGAAAAGTAACTATTTTATTAGCTGCTATTCCACTTTTATTTGGATGGCTTATCATAAGTGTCGCAAACAATGTGTATCAATTATGTTTGGCAGAAGTTATTAGTGGAGTTGCCactcaaattatattttcaattctaCCCGTTTACATTGGTGAAATAGCGGCGCCAGAAATACGTGGAACTTTAGCAATATTTATTGCAGTTCAATTTTCGTTGGgatttttagttgaaaatattattgtaccCTGCATATCAGTAACGTATAATTCAGCAATTGCTATCTTAGTAATTTTGTtcttaatatttactttttcatGGATGCCTGAAAgcccttattattatttaatgaaaaatcgcCCAGAAAAAGCAGCGAACTCCTTACGTAGATTAACACAAACCAATTATGTTGAAGTTAAGTTAGAAAGAATAAAAACTGCAATTGAGATACAACGTGCAGCGAATGTAAATATCTACCAAATTTTCACAAACCCAGTAAATCGAAAAGCCTTTTGGATTGTTATGGGTGCTGCTTCCATTCATCAATTTTGTGGATTTATGGTAGTTTTACTCTATGCTCAAATACTTTTCGAGAAAGCTGAAACACCCATAAATGCAAATTTAGGAGGTAGTATTATGGTCGTCGTTGGAATAATAATcctttttgttagttttttttctgtagaTAATTGGGGTCGTCGACCATTATTAATACTCTCCTCAGTAGCTACAACAGTTCCCCTAATAATGATTGGATTGTACTTCCATTTAAAAGCtctgaaatatgaaaatattagctCATTTAATATTGTCCCCATAATTGCGTTAatcctttttaaaattacttttggaATAGGAATTGGACCATTGTTTTTcgttttaacaagtgaaatgtTTAATACAAGTTTTAAGGCGTATGCGTTTTGTATTCTGTATTCTTACATGGctttaactaatttatttactGTCAAATTATTTTACGTTATTGCCGAATTATACGGTGAATATATTCCGTTTTATTTCTTTGCTTTTTGTTCTTTATGTGGTGCAGCATTTGGTTATTTTGTTTTACCGGAAACTAAAGGAAAAACACTAGAAGAAATTCAACTtatcttaaaagaaaattaa
- the LOC123295849 gene encoding facilitated trehalose transporter Tret1-like: MDSSEVKTLFEMDSYENGKIKNEVFKSSIVIENFSTETESNEVSVESKKIRNVMKNHHFSKQHCVQYGISLIVTLSAFATGMQFGWIGPTLHKLMLNETNIQIDNSSGISWIAGNLKLGGIFGPFLGSFLADACGRKTTILLAAFPLLIAWFIICIANKIYQLCIAEFISGVATQTIFTILPIYIGEIVSPKIRGTLAMFIPLQFYMGFLLENIIVPKISVMFNSVIAILVILLLLCSFCWMPESPYYFLMKNHSEKAARSLRVLTQTDYVEAKMETIKDAIDTKREIKIDFLKLYKDPINLCSFWIVLGVASLHQFCGFVVVLLYAQVILELADTPIDANLGGSILSAVGILVYFVSIISVDNWGRRPLLIISSITTAVSLIMIGLYFHLKRFNYENISSFSIVPVIALILFKISYGLGIGPLFFVYSSEMFNTHFKSYAMCLLYSYMSLTNFIIVKMFYIIAEFYGEFYPFYFFAFCSLCGTLFRFFQLD; encoded by the exons atggaTAGTTCTGAAGTAAAGACTCTTTTCGAAATGGATTCgtatgaaaatggaaaaataaaaaatgaagtatTTAAATCATCAatagttattgaaaatttttcaacagaaACAGAATCGAATGAAGTGTCCGTGGAGTCAAAAAAAATACGGAATGTCATGAAAAACCATCACTTTAGCAAACAACATTGTGTTCAGTATGGAATTTCATTGAtag taacacTGTCAGCATTTGCAACTGGCATGCAGTTTGGATGGATTGGACCAACGCTCCATAAATTGATGTTAAAcgaaacaaatatacaaatagatAATTCAAGTGGAATATCTTGGATAGCTGGTAATTTAAAGCTTGGTGGTATATTTGGACCATTTTTAGGATCATTTTTAGCTGATGCTTGTGGACGAAAAACTACTATATTATTAGCTGCTTTTCCACTTTTAATTGCATGGTTTATTATATGCATTGCaaacaaaatatatcaattatgTATAGCGGAATTTATAAGCGGAGTTGCCACGCAAactatatttactattttaccaATTTATATTGGTGAAATTGTATCGCCAAAAATACGAGGAACTTTAGCAATGTTTATTccattacaattttatatgggttttttattagaaaatattattgtaccAAAAATATCAGTAATGTTCAATTCAGTAATTGCTATCTTAGTAATTTTACTGTTATTATGCTCTTTTTGTTGGATGCCCGAAAGTCcttattactttttaatgaaaaatcattCAGAAAAAGCAGCGAGATCTTTACGAGTGTTAACACAAACTGATTACGTCGAAGCAAAAATGGAAACAATAAAAGACGCCATAGACACTAaacgtgaaataaaaattgattttctcaaACTTTATAAAGACCCAATCAATCTTTGCTCATTTTGGATTGTTCTGGGTGTTGCATCTTTGCATCAATTTTGTGGGTTTGTAGTGGTATTGCTGTATGCTCAAGTAATTTTAGAATTAGCTGATACACCAATTGATGCAAATTTAGGTGGAAGTATTCTAAGTGCAGTTGgaatattagtttattttgtaAGTATTATTTCTGTAGATAATTGGGGTCGTCGACCATTATTAATTATCTCGTCGATTACTACAGCGGTTTCCTTAATAATGATTGGATTATATTTCCATTTAAAGCGattcaattatgaaaatattagctCATTTAGTATTGTACCAGtaattgcattaattttatttaaaatatcctaTGGTTTGGGAATCGGtccattattttttgtttattcaagtGAAATGTTTAACACACATTTCAAGTCGTATGCTATGTGTTTGCTTTATTCGTACATGtctttaactaattttattattgttaagatGTTTTACATTATCGCTGAATTTTATGGagaattttatccattttatttCTTTGCTTTTTGTTCTTTATGTGGAAcacttttta gATTTTTTCAATTAGATTAG